The sequence below is a genomic window from Nitrospirota bacterium.
AAGAAGAAACAGCTCGAGATCCTGTATGCCAAGGTGAAGGACCTGGGCGGCAACCTCGATGAAGCGGAGACGGTCTCGGTCGTCGCCTCCGACCCCTCGCTCCAGGCGATCAGGCAGCAGATACTCAAGGCAGAGCAGACCATCATGGAGCTCTCCCAGAAGTACGGGAAGAAGCACCCCGCCATGACGCGCGCCCTCGAGGACCTCAATGTGCTGAAGGCGAAGCGCGAGCAGGAGATCAGGAGGATCATCGATTCGATCAGGAACGAATACGACATGGCGAAGTCGAATGTGGCGACGCTGAACCGCTTCCTCGGCGAGACGAAGTCCGAGGCGCTGAACGTGAACGAGAAGTTCATGGAGTACGGCTCGCTGAACCGCGAGGTGGAGGCGAACCGGCAGCTCTACGAGGCCCTGATGAAGCGGATCAAGGAGCAGAGCATCACCGAGCAGGGCTCGACCGTCAATGTCCTCGTGGTCGAGAGGGCCGAGCTGCCGAAGTCTCCTGCGAAGCCGCGCAAGGCGCTCAACGTCTTTCTGGGGCTCATCGTCGGGCTCTTCGGCGGCATAGGCATGGCCTTCTTCGTCGAATATCTCGACAACACGGTCAAGACCCCCGAGGAGGTCGAAGCGCGGCTCGGCGTGCCGGTCTACGGCATGGTGTCGCTCCTGAAGGAGGGCGCCCTGGAGGGCATCGTCATGAGGGAGCCCACCTCGCCGGTCACCGAGAACTACAAGGCGATGCGAACGGCGCTCCTGCTCTCTTCCGCCGACAGACCGCAGCGGAAGATACTCGTGACGAGCATGGGCCCCGAGGAGGGCAAGACCACGACATCGGTAAACCTCGCCATGGCCATCGCCCAATCCGAGTACAAGGTGCTGGTCATCGATGCAGACCTCAGGAAGCCGCGCATTCACAAGGTCTTCGGGCTGAATAACGGCAAGGGCCTCTCCACGTACCTCGCGGGCGCGTCGGACATGAAGGTGATGCAGAAGGGGCCGCTGCCGAACCTCGACGTGATACCGTCCGGCCCCATCCCCCCCAATCCCTCGGAGCTGCTCAGCTCGAACAGGATGAACGAGATGATCGCAGCGTTAGGAAAGGACTACGACTTCGTCATCTGCGACTCGCCGCCGCTCCTCTCGGTGGCCGACAGCCTGATGCTCAGCAAGGCGCTCGACGGCACGATCATCGTCACCCGCGCAGGCGCGACCACCTACGATATGATAAAGCGGGGCCTGAAGTCGCTCGCCGACCTCAAGGCGCATGTCCTCGGCATCGTCATCAACGGCATGGACGTGAAAAAAGGAGACAAATACCACTACTACAATTACTACTACTCTTCCGCGCCCGAAGAGGCGAAGCGATAGGCGTTCGGGACGCATGATCGATCTCCACTGCCATATACTGCCGGGAATCGACGACGGCCCCGCGGAGATCGGCCAATCGATAGCGATGGCGCGGATCGCCGCTGCAGACGGCATCACCGCCATCGTGGCGACGCCGCATGTGACGGAAGAGGTCTATCCCGCGGAGATCATCACGCAGAAGGTGCAGGAGCTCAACCGGGAGCTGTCGCGGCTGGGGATCCCGGTCGCTGTTCTCCAGGGCGCCGATGTCAATGCCCTGCTCGACCCCGACCTGCTCCGCGGCTACACGATCAACGGGAGCGACTACCTGCTCCTCGAGTTCCCCTATACCCACCTTCCGATCAACACGAGGGATATCCTCTTCGCCATGAGCATCAAGGGGTATATCCCGGTCATCACCCATCCCGAGCGGAACCCCTCGGTCATCAACAACCCCGAGACCCTGCTGCAGCTCGTCGAGAGCACTGTACTCGTCCAGATCACCGCCGGCAGCCTGGCAGGGGAGTTCGGGCAGGATATCCGGGACTGCGCGGTCCATCTCCTGAAGCGGGGGGCGGTGAGCTTCATCGCTACCGATGCGCACTCGACCGAGTGGCGGCCGCCGGTCCTGTCGAAAGGGCTGCGTGTCGCCGAGGAGATCGTAGGGAAGGAGAGGGCGATGAGGCTCGTCACTGCACATCCCGAAGCGGTGCTGGCCGGAAAGCTGCTGCATGCCGCGTAAGAGTTACGCGGCGTTCGTCGCAGCGCTCGTCTTTTCGCCCCTCGCCTTCGGCAGCGTCGAGCCGTGGTCGTTCGCCGTAATGAACGGCCTCTGTTTTCTCGGCCTGCTGCTCTCTCTTCTCGAGAGCAGGGAAACGGTGTTCTATAGAGTCCCGGGGATGCTCCCGCTGCTGCTCCTCCTCGGATTCTTCCTGCTGCAGCTCGCACCCCTGCCTGCCGGGTTGGTGAGGCTCGTATCCCCGGAGACCTGGGCCGTCTATGCCGGGACCATCGGCATAATCGAGCCCCTGTCATGGGTCTCGCTTTCGCTCGACAAGCGTGCTACACTCATGGAGCTCCTGAGGCTGAGCGGGTATGCGGCCTTCTACGTCCTCACGGTACAGCTGCTCACGAGAAAGGAGCTCCTGAGAAGGACCGTTACCGTGGTGCTCGTCCTCTCGTCGGCGCTGGCGCTCACCGGCATCCTCCAATACCTCTTCAACGCGAAGAAGATATTCTGGTTCAGGGAGCTGTCCTTCAGCAATCCCGCCTTTTTCGGCCCCTTCGTGAACAGGAACCACTACGCCGGCTTCATGGCAATGGTCTTTCCCCTCGCCCTGGCCTTCTTCCTTACGCTCAAGCCCAGGGTCTTTTATGAGTCGCTCCGCGACCGGATCGCCGGGCTGCTCAGCCGGAAGGAGACGAACCTCTACCTCCTGATCGGCCTCTTCATGGTCCTTATCGCCGCCTCGATCTTCCTCAGCATCTCCCGGGGAGGGATCGTCAGCCTCTCTCTCTCGATGGTGGTCTTCGGGCTGCTCTTTCTCGGACGGAGGAGGAACAAGAGCAGGGGGGCCGCTATCATAGCGGTCTTCGCGACCATCGTCCTGGCGGTCGGGTGGTTCGGCTGGGAGCCGATTATCCAGAGGTTCGAGAAGATAACCGATGCCGAGGGGGATATCGTCGACCTGAGGCCGACCGTCTGGAAGGACAGTCTCGAGATCGCAAAGGATTTTCCGGTCACCGGCGCCGGCCTCGGGAGCTTCCGCTCGGTCTACCCCCGGTACCAGACCGCCCGCGAGCTGCGCGTTATCGATCACGCGCATAACGACTACATGGAGCTGCTCGCCGAAGGCGGGCTCATCGCCATGGCGCTCATGGCCTGGTTCATAGCAGCGGTCGTGGCGAGGAGCTTCAGGATGTATACAGGGAGAAAAGACTCTTCTGCGATCAATCTCTATATCGGCAGTATCACCGGCATCCTCGCCCTGCTGCTGCATGGTTTCACCGATTTCAATTTCAGGATCGGCTCGAACGGCCTCTACTTCTTCTTCCTCTGCGGCCTGGCGGTCTCGGCAGCCCACACGCGCCTGCGCGACGGCCTCGGCAGCACCTATCTCGAGCCGCGGCAGCAGAGGCCCGGCGCTGCGCTGCCACGGCTCGCCAGAGGCGCCGCCGGCGCGGGGCTGCTGGTCAGCGTCATAATCAACACAGGCGTGCTCGCTGCCGGGTTCTCCTATTCGCTCTTCAAAAAGGAGCGGTTCGACGTTACGACCCCCCGGCAGGAGCTCCTCGCCGTGAAGGGGCTTGCGGAAAAGGCGGCGCTCTTCGATCCATTGAACGCACACTACCACGCCCTGCGCGCTCACTTCGAGAGCCTGCTCCTCGAGCACGAACAGGCGCTCGAGTCGAACAGGCAGGCCCTCGCGCTGCAGCCCTCCGATGGCGAGCAGCTGCAGCGCCTGGGGACCGCCTATGCCGCAATGGCGCAGCCCGGCACCGCAGAAAGGCTGCTTTCGAAGGGGACCGTCTACGGCCGTATGGACCCGCAGCGGTACATAACCTTCGCCTCCTGGCTTCTTTCGCAGGGAAGAAAGGAGGAGGGATTGAAGCAGCTCGCACAGGCGCTCTCGATCTCGCCCCATCGTACCCGTGATTTCATCACCTTCATGGTCCTGAACGGCCTCACCGACGACGACATACTGGGCATTCTGCCCGAGCGTGTCGAATCCCATCTCGCTGCCGCAGCCTATCTGGCCGGCATCGGCAGTGATGAAAAGGCTGACGCCCGTTACCGGCAGGCGCTCCAGCTCGTCTCTCGTGAAAAGACCGTCAAACAGGCATTTTTCTACGAAGTCTTCAGATACTACACGAAGAAAGAGCGTTACGAAGAGGCCCTCTCCGTCATGCAGCAGGCGATTACCTGCTTCCCCGATGACTCACGGCTCCGCTCCACTGCCGGGGTCGCTTATGAAAGACTCGGGATGTATCACGGCGCGATGGAGGCGTATAGGAAGGCGCTCCTGCTCGACCAGGGGAACAGGGAGGCGCGGCAGAGGCTCGAATTCCTCACCCCCATACGGGGCGGGGGATGAAGAAGTCAGTCTTCGAGGTTCGCCTCGACATACTGGGAGAGCACTTCGTGGATCTTCACCGAGGGAGAGATGCCGAAGTAGTGGTCGATGACGACGTGCGCCACCTCGTGGGCCAGCACATGGAGCGTGGCATCCCGCACCGAGACATAGATAGTCTTCTCCCGGGGGGCATAAAAGGCGATGAACTCGGCGTTTTTGTAGTACTTGGTGCGGTAGACCTTTGCCACGTCCTCTTCCGAGGCAAGGAGCACGATCCTGAACTTCATGCCCCGGGGAAACATCTCGAGCACGTTCTGGACCCGGTCGATGACCACCTCCACCTTGTTGCGCACTTCGTCGCTCAGGGTCATGCTGCTTCTGCCTCTCATCATATAGGAGAGGCTTCTCAGCCGCAGCTCGTCATTGAATCTCTTGAGCAGCTCCTCCCGTTCATATACGACCGTGGCGTAACGGGTCTCGATCTCAGAGGCGAATGAGGGCGATACCGCCACAACCATGATCCAGCCTATGAGGAATCTCCTGCAGAGAGCTGACTGCATGGGCACTAGGAACGGCGCTCCCGGTCGTTGCGGATGATGGTATCGAGTTTTGTGCTGAGCTCCCGTATCTGGTTGAGGACCTCCAGCGTCTCGGTGAGCGCCTCCCTGCTCCTGCCGGGAAGGTCTGCAGAGAATTGGGCCAGGTAGCTCTCGATGCTGCCGGCGATGCAGGCCATTTCATTGTTGATCATCGTGCTGCTCATAAGCTCCTCGAGCCGCTCATTGAACTCTCTTATCTTATCGACCGCGTGGAGGGTCTCCTGGAGCGTATCCGTATCCGCTTTCACGCGGAGCGGGGGGTCAGGCGAAGCAGGGGTCTCTTTCGTGCGATAGCTGTAGAGTACCGTCCTGAGGCGTGCATTGAGCTCCTTTACCCTGGTGAGCGCATCGCCGGCTCTCCCGCTCCCGGAAGGGAGCTTCGCCAGGGTCTCCTCGATATGTCTGTCGGCACTTTCGACAAGGCGTCTCATCTCGTTGATCTTCGAGGAAAGGGTCAGGGTAAAGAGGTTCATCAGCGCGGCGAGCTCCTTCCCCGAGTCGTGCTTTCTCAGGCGGATGTCGAAGCTCACGTCGCCCCGGATCATCTCGTCGACGGACCGCTCGAAGCGGTAGATCGGTCCTGCAAACCGGTGGGTCAGGAAGATCGAGAGGACCGAGACGATGATCCCGCTGGCGAGAATGAATATCCAGTGCGCCTTCAGTATCTCGGTAATGAGCATCGCGGGGGTCTTCCCGAGCCGGATATCGTAATTTTCGTACACGATAGTAAGCGAATCCGACGCCAGCAGGCTGAAGATCACGGTAAAGGCGATGCTCCCGAGCGTGACCATCAGGAAAAAGTAGAAGGTATACTTTCCCTGGAGCTCCTTGTTGATGAAGTAATGCCGCCGTTTGAGATTCCCCTTTTGCCGCATGCTCACCCCCTCGCTGTCT
It includes:
- a CDS encoding polysaccharide biosynthesis tyrosine autokinase, whose product is MMEEKEIHLRDYLKVVTKRRHTVATFFVIVFILVVVGTLSSRSLYMASTKILIDRNDSRSLTTAAYTPYDPEFHETQYQLIKSTAVARKVVDLLGLDKTYDPDKIKGYSLIGGALRWFGGLFSFGGGSSAEKEDPAMTKADMMAKMISENIEVKPVKNSKIVEIRYYAPNPELARAIANSVTRAYIEQLLELNMSSTRYAIQWMTKKAEEEREKLDKSEKGLQEYVKDRNIVTMENKIAIVPQKLAELNSQLVQAETKKKQLEILYAKVKDLGGNLDEAETVSVVASDPSLQAIRQQILKAEQTIMELSQKYGKKHPAMTRALEDLNVLKAKREQEIRRIIDSIRNEYDMAKSNVATLNRFLGETKSEALNVNEKFMEYGSLNREVEANRQLYEALMKRIKEQSITEQGSTVNVLVVERAELPKSPAKPRKALNVFLGLIVGLFGGIGMAFFVEYLDNTVKTPEEVEARLGVPVYGMVSLLKEGALEGIVMREPTSPVTENYKAMRTALLLSSADRPQRKILVTSMGPEEGKTTTSVNLAMAIAQSEYKVLVIDADLRKPRIHKVFGLNNGKGLSTYLAGASDMKVMQKGPLPNLDVIPSGPIPPNPSELLSSNRMNEMIAALGKDYDFVICDSPPLLSVADSLMLSKALDGTIIVTRAGATTYDMIKRGLKSLADLKAHVLGIVINGMDVKKGDKYHYYNYYYSSAPEEAKR
- a CDS encoding O-antigen ligase family protein; translation: MPRKSYAAFVAALVFSPLAFGSVEPWSFAVMNGLCFLGLLLSLLESRETVFYRVPGMLPLLLLLGFFLLQLAPLPAGLVRLVSPETWAVYAGTIGIIEPLSWVSLSLDKRATLMELLRLSGYAAFYVLTVQLLTRKELLRRTVTVVLVLSSALALTGILQYLFNAKKIFWFRELSFSNPAFFGPFVNRNHYAGFMAMVFPLALAFFLTLKPRVFYESLRDRIAGLLSRKETNLYLLIGLFMVLIAASIFLSISRGGIVSLSLSMVVFGLLFLGRRRNKSRGAAIIAVFATIVLAVGWFGWEPIIQRFEKITDAEGDIVDLRPTVWKDSLEIAKDFPVTGAGLGSFRSVYPRYQTARELRVIDHAHNDYMELLAEGGLIAMALMAWFIAAVVARSFRMYTGRKDSSAINLYIGSITGILALLLHGFTDFNFRIGSNGLYFFFLCGLAVSAAHTRLRDGLGSTYLEPRQQRPGAALPRLARGAAGAGLLVSVIINTGVLAAGFSYSLFKKERFDVTTPRQELLAVKGLAEKAALFDPLNAHYHALRAHFESLLLEHEQALESNRQALALQPSDGEQLQRLGTAYAAMAQPGTAERLLSKGTVYGRMDPQRYITFASWLLSQGRKEEGLKQLAQALSISPHRTRDFITFMVLNGLTDDDILGILPERVESHLAAAAYLAGIGSDEKADARYRQALQLVSREKTVKQAFFYEVFRYYTKKERYEEALSVMQQAITCFPDDSRLRSTAGVAYERLGMYHGAMEAYRKALLLDQGNREARQRLEFLTPIRGGG
- a CDS encoding CpsB/CapC family capsule biosynthesis tyrosine phosphatase, which encodes MIDLHCHILPGIDDGPAEIGQSIAMARIAAADGITAIVATPHVTEEVYPAEIITQKVQELNRELSRLGIPVAVLQGADVNALLDPDLLRGYTINGSDYLLLEFPYTHLPINTRDILFAMSIKGYIPVITHPERNPSVINNPETLLQLVESTVLVQITAGSLAGEFGQDIRDCAVHLLKRGAVSFIATDAHSTEWRPPVLSKGLRVAEEIVGKERAMRLVTAHPEAVLAGKLLHAA